In Thalassospira sp. ER-Se-21-Dark, one genomic interval encodes:
- a CDS encoding argininosuccinate synthase → MSDQVKKVVLAYSGGLDTSIILKWLREEYNCEVVTFTADLGQGEELEPARKKAEMFGVKQIFIDDLREEFVRDFVFPMFRANALYEGVYLLGTSIARPLIAKRQIEIAEEVGADAVSHGATGKGNDQVRFELGYYALKPNVKVIAPWREWKLNSRTALLNFAREHQIPISADKLGGDEPPYSTDANLLHISYEGKALEDPWVKPDENMFERTVSPQNAPDAITTIEIEFEQGNPVAINGERLSPATLLTKLNEVAGKNGIGRLDLVENRYVGMKSRGVYETPGGTILSVAHRAMESITLDRNAGHLKDELMPRYAEMIYNGYWWSPERQALQRLVDETQRTVNGVVRLDLYKGNVTVTGRKSPNSIYSEEHVTFEADTVYNQRDAEGFIKLNALRLRLGFDRDGMK, encoded by the coding sequence ATGAGCGATCAGGTCAAAAAGGTCGTCCTTGCCTATTCAGGCGGTCTGGATACCTCCATCATCCTGAAATGGCTTCGCGAAGAATATAACTGCGAAGTCGTGACCTTCACCGCCGACCTCGGCCAGGGCGAAGAGCTGGAACCGGCCCGCAAAAAGGCAGAGATGTTCGGCGTCAAACAGATCTTCATCGACGATCTGCGCGAAGAATTCGTCCGCGACTTCGTCTTCCCGATGTTCCGCGCCAATGCCCTTTATGAAGGTGTTTACCTGCTCGGTACCTCGATCGCGCGTCCGCTGATTGCCAAGCGCCAGATCGAAATCGCCGAAGAAGTCGGTGCAGATGCCGTGTCCCACGGTGCCACCGGCAAAGGCAACGACCAGGTCCGCTTCGAGCTGGGCTATTATGCCCTTAAGCCGAACGTCAAGGTCATCGCACCGTGGCGCGAATGGAAGCTGAACTCGCGTACTGCTTTGCTGAACTTTGCCCGCGAACACCAGATTCCGATTTCGGCCGACAAGCTTGGTGGCGATGAGCCGCCCTATTCGACCGACGCGAACCTTCTGCACATTTCCTATGAAGGCAAGGCGCTGGAAGATCCGTGGGTCAAGCCGGACGAAAATATGTTCGAGCGCACTGTTTCCCCGCAGAACGCACCCGATGCGATCACCACGATCGAAATCGAGTTCGAACAGGGCAACCCGGTTGCGATCAACGGCGAACGCCTGAGCCCGGCCACTTTGCTGACCAAACTCAACGAAGTTGCCGGCAAGAACGGCATCGGTCGTCTGGATCTGGTCGAAAACCGTTATGTCGGCATGAAGTCGCGCGGCGTTTACGAAACCCCGGGCGGTACCATTCTGTCGGTTGCGCACCGCGCGATGGAAAGCATCACCCTTGATCGTAACGCCGGTCACCTCAAGGACGAGCTGATGCCGCGTTATGCCGAGATGATCTATAACGGTTACTGGTGGTCGCCGGAACGTCAGGCCTTGCAGCGCCTGGTCGACGAGACCCAGCGTACCGTGAACGGCGTTGTGCGCCTTGACCTTTACAAAGGCAACGTCACCGTCACCGGCCGCAAGTCGCCGAACTCGATCTACTCCGAAGAGCATGTCACGTTCGAGGCCGACACCGTTTACAACCAGCGCGATGCAGAAGGCTTCATCAAACTGAATGCGCTGCGTCTGCGTCTTGGTTTTGACCGCGACGGCATGAAGTAA
- the truA gene encoding tRNA pseudouridine(38-40) synthase TruA, with amino-acid sequence MQRYKCTVEYDGRPYHGWQYQDEVISVQKVFETAIEKFAGVFVRVYVSGRTDAGVHALGQVVHFDLPKYYPAEAVMNAINHHLKPDPVAIKECEEVTEDFHARFSSKKRYYMYRIINRRAPLTFEAGLAWGVYKPLDIDAMNEAAKHLIGTFDFTSFRASECQAKSPIKTLEKLQVTRGIENPLEIRVHTESRSFLHHQVRNMVGTLVLVGKGAWKPIDVKTALEAKDRSAGGPTAPADGLYFVKVDY; translated from the coding sequence ATGCAGCGCTATAAATGTACCGTCGAATATGATGGCCGCCCCTATCACGGCTGGCAGTACCAGGACGAAGTGATTTCGGTTCAGAAGGTCTTTGAGACCGCGATCGAAAAATTCGCCGGTGTATTTGTGCGCGTCTATGTGTCGGGCCGGACCGATGCCGGGGTGCATGCGCTGGGGCAGGTGGTGCATTTCGATCTGCCGAAATACTACCCGGCGGAAGCGGTGATGAATGCGATCAACCATCACCTCAAACCTGATCCGGTGGCGATCAAGGAATGCGAGGAAGTCACGGAAGACTTCCATGCGCGGTTTTCGTCAAAGAAACGCTACTACATGTATCGCATCATCAATCGCCGCGCACCGCTAACCTTTGAGGCGGGGCTGGCTTGGGGTGTTTATAAGCCGCTTGATATTGATGCGATGAATGAAGCGGCCAAGCATCTGATCGGGACGTTTGATTTCACAAGCTTCCGGGCCAGTGAATGTCAGGCCAAAAGTCCGATCAAGACGCTGGAAAAGCTTCAAGTCACGCGCGGGATCGAAAACCCGCTTGAAATCCGGGTGCATACCGAAAGCCGGTCTTTCCTGCATCATCAGGTGCGCAATATGGTTGGCACACTTGTTCTGGTCGGCAAGGGCGCCTGGAAGCCGATTGACGTCAAAACGGCCCTTGAGGCCAAGGATCGCAGTGCCGGCGGCCCGACCGCACCGGCCGACGGGCTTTATTTCGTCAAGGTCGATTACTGA
- a CDS encoding methyl-accepting chemotaxis protein, which yields MSKSLIFKVALAAVAILIAGIALLGLLIMQRIDDKVASDSLESQKLNLRVAAMIFKDNYPEFSMKISEDGETSDLVIPEIPDLSSHEMIDSIGAATGQTATVFAFVPAEQDFVRVSTNIIKPDGQRAVGTMLGKGSAAYQPIMSGNTFRGEALILGTQYVTQYSPIKSPTGDTLGILYVGIEKAQVAEVATEIELRIAIVGIIVAIASAVLLFLLLRWQLGPLRDLGQTISRFVERDFSEEVSFTDRKDEIGVIANGLLRWRETAEKMGEAEAARVEAEKRAEKERLEQRNRLAHELEQSIGQIVASVRQSSTGMQKSTELMRESANHSLTQSQRVSEAANDSAQSVQTVAAATEELSASISGIGDQVRESTAIAETAVGEASRANEMVGGLAEAAERIGEVVSLINDIAAQTNLLALNATIEAARAGEAGKGFAVVAQEVKNLANQTAKATDEIAQQIGAIQGETRVTVEAIEKVTHTISSISEIASGISSAVSEQNAAVNEIANSATSASSGSSEVVANINEIHEAAASSGAAASELDQNVGAMAKQIDSLQKTVSNFLSQLRAG from the coding sequence ATGTCGAAAAGTTTGATTTTCAAGGTGGCACTCGCCGCCGTTGCGATCCTGATTGCGGGCATCGCGCTTCTGGGCTTGCTGATCATGCAGCGCATCGATGACAAGGTGGCAAGTGACAGCCTTGAATCGCAGAAACTGAACCTTCGCGTAGCTGCGATGATTTTCAAGGATAATTATCCCGAATTTTCCATGAAAATCAGCGAGGATGGTGAAACCTCCGATCTCGTCATTCCCGAAATTCCGGATCTGTCGTCACACGAAATGATTGACTCGATCGGGGCTGCCACCGGTCAGACGGCAACCGTGTTCGCCTTCGTCCCGGCAGAGCAGGACTTCGTGCGTGTTTCGACCAACATTATCAAGCCGGACGGCCAGCGTGCGGTTGGTACCATGCTTGGCAAGGGCAGTGCGGCCTATCAGCCGATCATGTCGGGCAATACGTTCCGGGGTGAAGCCCTTATTCTTGGCACCCAATATGTAACGCAGTATTCGCCGATCAAATCGCCGACAGGTGATACGCTTGGTATCCTGTATGTCGGTATCGAGAAGGCACAGGTTGCCGAAGTGGCGACAGAGATCGAACTGCGGATCGCGATTGTCGGCATTATCGTTGCCATCGCATCTGCTGTATTGCTGTTCCTGTTGCTGCGCTGGCAGCTTGGACCGCTGCGTGACCTTGGTCAGACGATTTCCCGATTTGTCGAACGCGACTTTTCCGAAGAAGTTTCCTTTACCGATCGCAAGGACGAGATTGGCGTGATTGCCAATGGTCTTTTGCGTTGGCGTGAAACGGCGGAAAAAATGGGTGAGGCCGAGGCCGCCCGGGTGGAAGCCGAAAAACGTGCCGAAAAGGAACGTTTGGAACAGCGTAACCGTCTGGCCCATGAACTTGAACAATCCATTGGTCAGATCGTTGCATCTGTACGCCAGTCGTCGACCGGCATGCAGAAATCGACCGAACTGATGCGTGAATCGGCCAATCACTCCCTGACCCAAAGTCAACGGGTGTCAGAGGCCGCCAATGATTCGGCACAGAGCGTTCAGACGGTTGCAGCCGCGACCGAGGAACTTTCCGCCTCGATCAGCGGCATCGGTGATCAGGTCCGTGAATCAACAGCGATTGCCGAAACCGCCGTTGGTGAAGCATCGCGGGCCAACGAAATGGTTGGTGGTCTGGCCGAAGCAGCCGAGCGCATCGGTGAAGTCGTGAGTTTGATTAACGACATTGCGGCCCAGACAAACCTTCTGGCGCTCAACGCGACAATCGAGGCCGCCCGGGCTGGTGAAGCTGGCAAGGGCTTTGCGGTTGTGGCGCAAGAGGTCAAAAACCTTGCCAACCAGACCGCGAAGGCAACTGACGAAATCGCCCAGCAGATCGGGGCGATTCAGGGCGAGACCAGGGTCACGGTCGAGGCAATTGAAAAGGTCACGCATACGATTTCATCAATCAGCGAAATCGCATCAGGCATTTCTTCGGCAGTGAGCGAACAGAACGCCGCCGTCAATGAAATCGCCAACAGCGCGACCAGTGCATCGTCCGGTTCGAGCGAGGTTGTCGCCAACATCAACGAGATTCACGAAGCCGCGGCTAGCAGTGGGGCCGCCGCCAGTGAACTTGATCAGAATGTTGGTGCGATGGCCAAGCAGATCGATAGCCTGCAAAAGACCGTGTCGAACTTCCTGTCGCAATTGCGCGCAGGATAG
- a CDS encoding MarR family winged helix-turn-helix transcriptional regulator, which translates to MPLKRTQSAGYMTNWAARLFARAIDQKLKPLGLSSGYLPVFFALADGTTRTQKQLAADVGIEQPTMAATLNRMERDGLIEREKDNEDRRITHIHLSPAAKAKAPQIQTIVNAVNEQALSGLNSLEKRVLLDALGKVTNALAPAEAKTGADNA; encoded by the coding sequence ATGCCCCTGAAACGCACCCAATCAGCCGGATATATGACAAACTGGGCGGCCCGCCTGTTTGCACGCGCGATTGATCAGAAACTCAAACCGCTGGGACTAAGCAGTGGCTATCTGCCGGTTTTCTTTGCGCTGGCCGATGGCACAACACGCACGCAAAAGCAGCTTGCGGCAGACGTTGGAATCGAACAACCAACCATGGCCGCCACCCTCAATCGCATGGAACGCGATGGGTTGATTGAACGCGAAAAAGATAATGAAGACCGCCGCATCACACACATCCACCTGAGCCCGGCGGCAAAGGCCAAGGCCCCACAAATCCAGACCATCGTCAATGCTGTGAATGAACAGGCCCTTTCAGGGCTGAACAGTCTTGAAAAGCGCGTCCTGCTCGACGCACTTGGCAAGGTTACAAACGCCCTTGCACCGGCAGAGGCCAAAACCGGCGCCGACAACGCGTAA
- a CDS encoding LrgB family protein, with the protein MNETDITQLWVYLSAKPLTGLTITLVAYAIGFWLYQKSDRNPICNPVVIAIALIAMLLKVTGTPYATYFEGAQFVHFLLGPATVALAVPLFRQTETLKRALPVIAFGVLFGSLVASASTVILAWALGASPETLASLAPKSVTTPVAMGIAENIGGVPALTAVCVIATGIVGATLGPMVMNMARLKDWRARGFAMGVASHGIGTARAFQVNETAGAFSGLAMGLNTLATALTIPFLWHWIFG; encoded by the coding sequence ATGAACGAGACCGATATCACCCAGCTTTGGGTTTACCTGTCGGCCAAACCGCTAACGGGTCTCACCATCACGCTTGTCGCCTATGCCATCGGGTTCTGGCTGTATCAAAAAAGCGACCGTAACCCGATCTGCAATCCGGTGGTCATCGCCATTGCCCTGATTGCCATGCTGCTGAAAGTGACCGGCACGCCCTATGCCACCTATTTCGAAGGCGCGCAGTTCGTCCACTTCCTGCTCGGCCCCGCCACCGTCGCCCTTGCCGTCCCGCTGTTTCGTCAGACCGAAACGCTGAAACGTGCGCTTCCGGTCATCGCATTCGGGGTCCTGTTCGGATCACTGGTTGCGAGTGCCAGCACCGTCATTCTGGCCTGGGCACTGGGCGCAAGTCCGGAAACACTGGCATCCCTGGCCCCGAAATCCGTCACCACCCCGGTCGCCATGGGGATTGCTGAAAATATCGGCGGCGTTCCGGCCCTGACCGCGGTTTGCGTGATTGCAACGGGCATCGTTGGCGCCACCCTTGGGCCGATGGTGATGAATATGGCCCGCCTTAAGGACTGGCGCGCACGCGGCTTTGCCATGGGGGTGGCATCACACGGCATCGGAACCGCACGTGCCTTTCAGGTCAATGAAACCGCCGGGGCCTTTTCCGGCCTCGCCATGGGGCTCAATACCCTTGCCACCGCATTGACCATTCCGTTCCTGTGGCACTGGATATTTGGCTAG
- a CDS encoding CidA/LrgA family protein, translating to MIAAFALILVCQLFGEVVSELFDLPVPGPVIGLVLLFVGLLIKRNPPKVLTDAADNLLIHFSLLFVPAGVGVVTQIDRLKGDWLPIAAALIISTLLAMVLTALLMSKLLPKAKPGESLEDGQ from the coding sequence ATGATTGCTGCTTTTGCCCTGATCCTTGTCTGTCAGCTGTTTGGTGAGGTGGTCTCGGAACTATTTGATCTGCCGGTTCCCGGCCCGGTCATCGGTCTGGTGCTGCTGTTTGTCGGCCTTCTGATCAAACGCAACCCGCCCAAGGTGCTCACAGATGCGGCAGATAATCTGCTGATCCATTTCTCCTTGCTGTTCGTTCCGGCCGGGGTGGGCGTGGTCACCCAGATTGATCGTCTTAAAGGCGACTGGCTGCCGATTGCCGCCGCCCTGATCATTTCCACCCTGCTGGCCATGGTGCTGACCGCCCTTTTGATGTCCAAACTGCTGCCCAAGGCCAAACCGGGCGAAAGTCTGGAGGACGGGCAATGA
- the arsC gene encoding arsenate reductase (glutaredoxin) (This arsenate reductase requires both glutathione and glutaredoxin to convert arsenate to arsenite, after which the efflux transporter formed by ArsA and ArsB can extrude the arsenite from the cell, providing resistance.), translating to MMVRIYHNPRCSKSRQTLALIEEQGITPDVIAYLDTPPTPQELGEILDMLGMKPEDILRKKEAKEEGIADLRGDDLIEALCAHPRALERPIVVNGNKAVLGRPPENVLEIL from the coding sequence ATGATGGTCCGCATCTACCACAATCCGCGCTGCTCGAAATCGCGCCAGACCCTGGCCCTGATCGAAGAACAGGGCATCACGCCCGACGTGATCGCCTATCTCGACACCCCGCCCACCCCGCAGGAACTTGGCGAAATTCTTGATATGCTCGGCATGAAACCCGAAGACATCCTGCGCAAGAAGGAAGCCAAAGAAGAAGGCATTGCCGACCTGCGCGGTGATGACCTGATCGAGGCCCTTTGCGCCCATCCGCGCGCCCTTGAACGCCCGATTGTGGTTAATGGCAACAAAGCAGTTCTGGGTCGCCCGCCGGAAAACGTTCTGGAAATTCTGTAA
- a CDS encoding RecX family transcriptional regulator — MHDKHRQSPETSDSAREKKPAGNARFSNQSDKKSKTRSHEPKRPRKVTRDYLMNYATWYLERFAASRARLETLMRGKIRLSVAEHGTDPDEAVEWMNSVLSACEKAGFINDDAYAKGRARSLLRRGKALRVIAADLSSRGIASDQVDAALTELRAEADDAAYEEVRGTDPNIAAAAAYARRRRLGPWRRSEIRDEKREKDMAALARQGFGYDTATRIINSEIDELEDLLSMIDGI, encoded by the coding sequence ATGCACGACAAACATCGCCAAAGCCCGGAAACCAGCGACTCTGCGCGCGAAAAAAAGCCCGCCGGAAATGCGCGTTTTTCCAACCAGTCCGACAAAAAGTCGAAAACCCGCTCGCACGAACCCAAACGCCCGCGCAAGGTCACCCGCGACTATCTGATGAATTATGCCACCTGGTATCTGGAACGCTTTGCCGCATCGCGCGCCCGGCTTGAAACATTGATGCGCGGTAAAATCCGCCTCTCGGTCGCCGAACATGGCACCGACCCGGACGAAGCCGTCGAGTGGATGAATTCGGTGCTTTCGGCCTGCGAAAAGGCTGGCTTCATTAATGACGATGCCTATGCCAAGGGCCGGGCGCGATCCCTGCTCAGGCGCGGAAAGGCGCTTCGCGTCATTGCCGCCGATCTGTCATCGCGCGGCATTGCCAGTGATCAGGTCGATGCCGCACTGACCGAACTTCGGGCCGAGGCCGATGACGCCGCCTATGAGGAAGTGCGTGGCACGGACCCAAACATTGCCGCTGCCGCCGCCTATGCCCGTCGCCGTCGTCTTGGCCCATGGCGCCGGTCTGAGATCCGCGATGAAAAACGCGAAAAGGATATGGCCGCCCTCGCCCGTCAGGGCTTTGGCTATGACACCGCAACCCGCATCATCAATAGCGAGATCGACGAGCTCGAAGACCTGCTCTCGATGATCGACGGGATTTGA
- a CDS encoding ABC transporter permease, which yields MNESEQRALAPRYMGAVNWLGLWTLYAKEVRRFLNVHLQTIGAPVVTSLLFLAVFLLALGRAVEMVNGIPFATFLAPGLIMMTMVQNAFANSSSSITIAKVQGNIVDVLMPPLSAGEMVAGFAFGAVTRGMIVGLVTAIFMSFFVDVAIHNIWAILYFGISASLMLSLLGIAGGVWAEKFDHIAVVTNFVVTPLSFLSGTFYSAESLPEAGQVLVHFNPFFYMIDGFRYGFTGISDGTIMTGVVVLALVNAALWLLCYRMIKTGYKLKA from the coding sequence ATGAACGAGTCAGAGCAACGTGCTCTTGCCCCGCGCTATATGGGGGCTGTGAACTGGCTTGGACTTTGGACCCTTTATGCCAAAGAAGTCCGTCGGTTCCTGAATGTGCATTTGCAAACCATCGGTGCGCCGGTTGTCACCAGCCTGCTGTTTCTTGCTGTTTTCTTACTCGCCCTTGGCCGTGCGGTTGAAATGGTCAATGGCATCCCGTTTGCCACTTTCCTGGCGCCTGGTCTGATCATGATGACCATGGTGCAAAACGCCTTTGCCAATTCCTCAAGCTCGATCACGATTGCCAAGGTACAGGGCAATATCGTCGATGTTTTGATGCCGCCGCTGTCGGCCGGGGAAATGGTTGCCGGTTTTGCCTTTGGCGCGGTGACACGCGGCATGATCGTTGGTCTGGTCACCGCGATTTTCATGTCGTTCTTTGTCGATGTCGCGATCCACAATATCTGGGCGATCCTGTATTTCGGGATTTCGGCATCATTGATGCTGTCGCTTCTGGGGATTGCGGGTGGTGTCTGGGCCGAGAAGTTTGACCATATCGCAGTCGTGACCAACTTTGTCGTCACCCCATTATCGTTCCTGTCGGGCACGTTTTACAGTGCCGAAAGCCTGCCCGAAGCCGGTCAGGTTCTGGTGCATTTCAACCCGTTCTTCTACATGATTGACGGGTTCCGTTATGGCTTTACCGGGATTTCCGATGGCACGATCATGACCGGTGTCGTGGTTCTTGCCCTGGTCAATGCGGCCCTTTGGCTGCTGTGCTATCGCATGATCAAAACCGGCTACAAGCTTAAGGCCTAA
- a CDS encoding aspartate aminotransferase family protein — protein sequence MPTYARADLAFEKGEGPYLYAQDGRRFLDFGSGIAVNTLGHSHPHLVAKLTEQVGKLWHTSNLYQMPGQEKLAKRLIENSFADTVFFCNSGAEANEAGIKMLRRYQYVSGHPEKNRILVATNAFHGRTLGTLTAGYSEKYREGFGPMPDGFDRVAFGNLNELRNAITPNTGGIILEPIQGEGGICRAPEGYLEGVRKAADEFGMLVMFDEVQTGIGRTGKLFAYQWSDMEPDIISSAKGLGGGFPIGALLANEKAAAAFTPGMHGTTFGGNQLATAAANAVLDEVLKPGFMDHVLEMSRLIVDGLEVIARKHPGFIEEVRGMGLLLGMKTKPANVDVVAKLREFNLLTVPAGDNVVRIIPPLNITKTHVDEALVAIDAAAAALGK from the coding sequence ATGCCGACCTACGCGCGGGCCGATTTGGCCTTTGAGAAAGGTGAAGGACCTTATCTCTATGCGCAGGACGGCCGACGATTCCTTGATTTCGGGTCGGGGATCGCGGTCAACACGCTTGGTCATTCGCACCCGCATCTGGTGGCGAAACTGACTGAGCAGGTTGGCAAGCTTTGGCATACCTCGAACCTGTATCAGATGCCGGGGCAGGAAAAACTGGCCAAGCGGCTGATTGAGAACAGTTTTGCCGATACGGTGTTTTTCTGTAATTCGGGTGCCGAGGCGAATGAAGCGGGCATCAAGATGCTGCGCCGGTATCAATATGTGTCGGGCCATCCTGAAAAGAACCGCATTCTGGTTGCGACCAATGCGTTTCATGGCAGAACGCTTGGCACCCTGACCGCGGGTTATAGCGAGAAATACCGCGAAGGTTTCGGGCCGATGCCCGATGGCTTTGACCGGGTGGCGTTTGGTAACCTGAACGAACTTCGCAACGCGATTACGCCCAATACTGGCGGTATCATCCTTGAGCCGATCCAGGGCGAAGGCGGCATTTGCCGCGCGCCGGAAGGCTATCTTGAGGGTGTGCGCAAAGCAGCCGATGAATTCGGCATGCTGGTGATGTTTGACGAAGTTCAGACCGGCATTGGCCGAACCGGCAAACTGTTTGCCTATCAATGGTCGGACATGGAGCCTGATATCATTTCCTCGGCCAAGGGACTTGGCGGTGGCTTCCCGATCGGGGCGTTGCTTGCCAATGAAAAGGCAGCCGCTGCCTTTACGCCCGGCATGCATGGCACGACCTTTGGCGGTAACCAGCTTGCAACGGCGGCCGCCAATGCGGTGCTGGATGAGGTCCTGAAACCCGGTTTCATGGATCATGTTCTGGAAATGAGCCGCCTGATTGTTGATGGCCTTGAGGTGATTGCACGCAAGCATCCGGGCTTTATCGAAGAAGTGCGTGGCATGGGCCTGCTGTTGGGGATGAAAACCAAACCGGCCAATGTTGATGTTGTTGCCAAACTGCGCGAGTTCAATCTTTTGACCGTGCCAGCCGGTGACAATGTGGTGCGTATCATTCCGCCGCTTAACATCACCAAAACCCATGTTGACGAAGCGCTGGTTGCCATTGACGCAGCCGCTGCCGCCCTTGGCAAATAA
- the argF gene encoding ornithine carbamoyltransferase: MTDIRHFLDLDKMSASELKDILALGDSEKAGKAPFGVKPLAGKTLALIFEKPSTRTRVSFEVGMRQLGGDVVTLDADSSQLGRGETIADTARVLSRFVDAIMIRTTDESKLHELAQYATVPVINGLTDQSHPCQIMADLMTVKEHKGKLEGLKFAWVGDGNNVSASFIHASPKFGFALDMACPAGYRPNQGLIETANAEGGKVRLTDMDSALAGADVVVTDCWVSMGDEDYDARMEALSPYQINETTMAQAKDDAIFLHCLPAHRNEEVTDAVIDGPQSVVFDEAENRLHAQKGVLLYCLNGLPS, translated from the coding sequence ATGACTGATATTCGCCATTTTCTCGATCTCGACAAAATGTCGGCAAGCGAGCTTAAGGATATTCTGGCCCTTGGCGACTCCGAGAAGGCCGGGAAGGCCCCGTTCGGGGTAAAACCGCTTGCGGGCAAGACCTTGGCTTTGATTTTTGAAAAGCCATCGACCCGTACGCGTGTGTCGTTCGAAGTTGGCATGCGCCAGCTTGGCGGTGACGTGGTGACGCTTGATGCCGATAGCAGCCAGCTTGGTCGCGGGGAAACCATTGCCGATACCGCGCGCGTTCTGTCGCGCTTTGTTGATGCGATCATGATCCGGACGACCGATGAATCCAAACTGCACGAGTTGGCGCAATATGCCACCGTGCCGGTGATCAATGGGCTTACCGATCAGAGCCACCCGTGCCAGATCATGGCCGATCTGATGACCGTCAAGGAACACAAGGGCAAGCTTGAAGGCCTCAAGTTTGCCTGGGTTGGTGATGGCAATAACGTCTCGGCATCGTTCATTCATGCATCGCCGAAATTCGGCTTTGCACTCGATATGGCGTGCCCGGCGGGTTATCGCCCTAATCAGGGGCTGATTGAAACCGCCAATGCCGAAGGCGGCAAAGTGCGCCTGACCGATATGGACAGTGCGCTGGCCGGTGCCGATGTTGTGGTCACCGATTGCTGGGTGTCGATGGGCGATGAAGATTACGACGCCCGGATGGAAGCCCTTTCGCCCTATCAGATCAATGAAACCACCATGGCACAGGCCAAGGATGATGCGATCTTCCTGCATTGTCTGCCGGCCCACCGGAATGAAGAAGTCACCGACGCGGTGATTGACGGGCCACAGTCGGTTGTGTTTGACGAGGCGGAAAACCGCCTGCATGCGCAAAAGGGTGTTTTGCTGTATTGCCTGAATGGTTTGCCGTCGTAA
- a CDS encoding Hsp33 family molecular chaperone HslO — protein sequence MQIAVDFCQPFTLDHSNIRGRFTRLGPTVQTIIGQHTYPALANHLLSEIIGLAVLLSSSLKYEGLFTLQTSSDGPISMLVVDVDSDGNVRACLRVDEERLNAMIAAEEGGEDALRGQVLKLMGRGHIAFTVDQGDEHERYQGIVSLEGETLAQCAEAYFRQSEQLETSFKLEVHRGETADDWWVGGLFLQKMPVSASGDASTPEEAEKVSEDWNRSTILMASATENELVDISLSAHDLIWRLFHDEEPRVFEQTQLQFKCRCSREKIEGALVTYPLEELLSMREADTGEVGVSCQFCNTRYGFNEAELRQLKADDPEAASPKI from the coding sequence ATGCAGATTGCTGTCGATTTTTGCCAGCCCTTCACGCTGGATCATTCCAACATCCGTGGCCGCTTCACGCGCCTGGGCCCGACGGTGCAGACCATCATCGGGCAGCACACCTATCCTGCGCTTGCCAACCATCTGCTTTCCGAGATCATCGGCCTTGCCGTGCTGTTGTCCTCGTCGCTGAAATATGAAGGCCTGTTTACCCTTCAGACCAGCTCGGACGGGCCGATCAGCATGCTGGTGGTCGATGTCGATAGCGATGGCAATGTGCGCGCCTGTCTTCGGGTCGATGAAGAACGCCTCAACGCCATGATCGCAGCCGAAGAAGGCGGCGAGGACGCGCTTCGGGGTCAGGTTCTTAAACTGATGGGACGGGGGCATATTGCCTTTACGGTCGATCAGGGCGACGAGCACGAACGTTATCAGGGGATTGTATCGCTTGAGGGCGAGACGCTGGCGCAATGTGCAGAGGCCTATTTCCGTCAGTCCGAGCAGCTTGAAACATCGTTCAAGCTCGAAGTGCATCGCGGCGAGACCGCAGATGACTGGTGGGTTGGCGGGCTGTTCCTGCAAAAAATGCCGGTCAGCGCATCGGGCGATGCAAGCACCCCGGAAGAGGCCGAAAAGGTATCTGAAGACTGGAATAGATCAACCATCCTGATGGCGAGTGCGACCGAGAACGAGCTTGTTGATATCTCGCTTTCGGCCCATGACCTGATCTGGCGCCTGTTCCATGACGAGGAACCACGCGTGTTTGAACAGACCCAGCTTCAGTTCAAATGCCGTTGCTCGCGCGAGAAGATCGAAGGCGCGCTTGTGACCTATCCGCTTGAGGAGCTGCTCTCGATGCGCGAAGCCGATACAGGCGAGGTTGGCGTATCGTGCCAGTTCTGCAACACGCGTTATGGCTTTAACGAAGCCGAGCTTCGCCAGCTCAAGGCAGATGATCCCGAAGCGGCATCGCCGAAAATCTAG